A genomic segment from Kyrpidia tusciae DSM 2912 encodes:
- the spoIIIAA gene encoding stage III sporulation protein AA encodes MPQLENQRRTKEGEGNAVPGVVLRLMPGRVRDALRQGFSRGLSGIEEIRIRRERPVQVCTQGHEGFLTEDGRLARSADRGMVISAEELMQILHGLSQSSLYALEEELRRGYVTLPGGHRVGLAGRAVVAGGRIQTQVDITGLNFRIAKPVVGVSRVLAPWLIDGMCRPASTLILSPPQCGKTTLLRDLAYHLSIGAWHPRVPPLKVAVVDERSELAGTFQGRHYHDLGPRTDVLDGCPKAEGMMMMVRSMSPEVLITDEVGGAADIAALMEAVGSGVVVLASAHAASLDDAESRPALRPLLEGRLFRRYVVLSRRQGPMTVEGVFDEAGRRLKRDQAKAGTGRPGPLA; translated from the coding sequence GTGCCCCAGCTCGAGAATCAGCGGCGGACGAAGGAGGGTGAAGGAAACGCGGTTCCCGGGGTGGTGCTTCGGTTGATGCCCGGGAGGGTTCGGGATGCGCTCCGGCAAGGCTTTTCCCGAGGACTTAGTGGAATTGAAGAAATCCGCATCCGTCGGGAACGGCCGGTACAAGTCTGTACGCAGGGACATGAGGGTTTTCTGACCGAAGATGGGCGTTTGGCCCGTTCGGCGGATCGAGGAATGGTCATCTCCGCCGAGGAACTGATGCAGATCCTTCACGGGTTGTCCCAATCCTCCCTTTACGCGCTGGAGGAAGAACTCCGCCGGGGGTACGTTACTCTGCCGGGCGGCCACAGGGTGGGGCTCGCCGGTCGGGCGGTGGTGGCGGGAGGGCGGATTCAAACCCAGGTGGATATCACGGGCTTGAATTTTCGCATTGCCAAGCCGGTTGTCGGTGTTTCCCGAGTCCTGGCCCCCTGGTTGATCGATGGGATGTGCAGGCCCGCAAGCACCCTCATTCTCTCACCGCCACAGTGTGGCAAAACCACTTTGCTTCGGGATCTTGCCTACCATCTGAGCATCGGGGCCTGGCATCCCCGGGTTCCGCCCCTCAAGGTGGCGGTGGTGGACGAACGATCGGAGTTGGCCGGGACCTTTCAGGGGCGGCATTACCATGATCTCGGTCCCCGCACGGATGTCCTGGATGGGTGTCCCAAGGCCGAAGGCATGATGATGATGGTGCGCTCCATGTCCCCCGAGGTGTTGATCACCGATGAAGTGGGCGGGGCTGCGGACATTGCCGCACTGATGGAGGCGGTGGGTTCCGGAGTGGTGGTTTTGGCTTCTGCCCACGCCGCCAGCCTGGATGACGCCGAGTCCCGGCCTGCACTGCGCCCCCTGCTGGAGGGGCGGCTCTTCCGCCGGTACGTGGTGCTCAGCCGGCGCCAGGGCCCCATGACGGTGGAGGGGGTGTTTGATGAAGCCGGTCGGCGATTGAAACGGGACCAGGCGAAAGCCGGAACTGGCCGGCCGGGGCCGCTGGCGTGA
- the spoIIIAB gene encoding stage III sporulation protein SpoIIIAB, producing the protein MSVLQWVGSAFVLTASAGLGFYKAERLRKRVEALRSVQGGLQLLDTEIAFSATPLPRALVRIARVCAPPASVIFADAAEGLASRPEVGAGVHWEAAVGKRCAELALAPADEEILVQFGRTLGVSDREDQRKHIRMALERLSVQEREAAGEAAQRVRMWRSLGILAGLAVVVLLM; encoded by the coding sequence ATGAGCGTGTTGCAATGGGTCGGCAGTGCCTTTGTGCTCACCGCGTCGGCGGGTCTTGGGTTTTACAAGGCCGAGCGGCTCAGGAAGCGGGTGGAGGCTCTACGGTCGGTTCAAGGGGGACTTCAATTGCTGGATACGGAAATCGCTTTCTCCGCCACGCCCTTGCCCCGTGCTCTGGTGAGAATCGCCCGGGTCTGCGCGCCTCCCGCATCGGTGATTTTTGCCGACGCGGCCGAGGGTTTGGCAAGCCGGCCGGAGGTTGGTGCGGGGGTTCACTGGGAGGCGGCGGTGGGAAAACGGTGCGCCGAACTGGCGCTGGCGCCGGCGGACGAGGAGATCCTGGTGCAGTTCGGTCGGACGCTGGGTGTATCCGACCGGGAGGACCAGCGTAAACACATCCGCATGGCTTTGGAGCGACTGTCGGTGCAGGAGCGTGAGGCGGCCGGGGAAGCGGCCCAGCGGGTTCGGATGTGGCGGTCTTTGGGAATTCTGGCCGGCCTTGCCGTGGTGGTTTTGCTGATGTGA
- the spoIIIAC gene encoding stage III sporulation protein AC, translated as MGLDLSAIFQIAGVGVLVAVIHTVLRQSGKEEFAHWATLTGFVVILFMVIHYIGQLFNEIMDVFRLH; from the coding sequence GTGGGACTGGATTTGAGCGCCATTTTCCAAATCGCCGGCGTCGGGGTGTTGGTGGCGGTTATTCATACGGTACTGCGCCAGTCCGGCAAGGAAGAGTTTGCCCACTGGGCCACGTTGACGGGGTTCGTGGTGATCCTGTTCATGGTGATCCACTACATCGGCCAATTGTTCAACGAGATTATGGACGTGTTCCGTCTGCATTGA
- the spoIIIAD gene encoding stage III sporulation protein AD produces the protein MEILQIVGFGLTAAVLIALIRSQAPQIALLLSLFAGAALFMLIVQRVGTVIGAMEHLAGAANIDWVFVQTIFKIVGIAYIAEFGAQIVRDAGESALAGKIELAGKVMIMVLAVPILTSVVETVMRVLQ, from the coding sequence ATGGAGATTCTTCAGATCGTCGGATTCGGGTTGACGGCGGCGGTGCTCATTGCGCTGATCCGGTCCCAAGCGCCCCAAATCGCACTGCTATTGTCGTTGTTCGCCGGAGCCGCGCTGTTTATGCTCATCGTCCAGAGGGTGGGCACGGTGATCGGCGCGATGGAGCACCTGGCCGGTGCAGCGAACATCGACTGGGTGTTCGTGCAGACGATTTTTAAAATCGTCGGCATCGCATACATCGCCGAGTTTGGCGCCCAAATCGTGCGGGACGCCGGCGAGTCGGCATTGGCGGGGAAAATCGAGCTGGCCGGCAAGGTGATGATCATGGTGCTCGCCGTGCCGATCCTCACTTCTGTTGTGGAGACGGTCATGCGGGTCTTGCAGTGA
- the spoIIIAE gene encoding stage III sporulation protein AE produces the protein MKIPSPAQRRRRAVAAGALVGATLWILWAFLGTGAWAAGPLPDPGWGEARVWTQAGDLSEHGSGFDPVPSQGPAPPSPSPPSGSPPALAPPSEVPGISIPAPAAPAGTAQDAMDVPGMDTRSVEQFWRDVAEKYGGYLPPDSIPSVVGFVENGSGSWGVLKGLARFVLDEWGKSLGLLGMLILLAIFAAVLETLQGSFAHPEVSRIAFAGVYLALLVLAVQSFFGAVGAARGAVQTMIDFMLAVLPLLMALLAAVGAFSTAAVLHPLTIGITHVVGYVTTTVVIPLIFFSAVLDITSLLSDRYRATQLAGVLRSAAITVLGLCLTVFLGVIAISGGTRAVADGVAIRVAKFATASFVPVVGKMFSDATETVVGASLLLKNVVGVAGAVVMLMICAFPALKILTVAMVYNIAGALVQPLGTSTLAQSLGAIGKTLMILFAAVATVGMMFFLAITAVITVGNLSVMAR, from the coding sequence GTGAAGATTCCATCGCCGGCCCAAAGGCGCCGGCGGGCGGTGGCCGCCGGGGCTCTGGTGGGGGCGACGCTGTGGATTCTTTGGGCCTTCCTCGGAACAGGAGCCTGGGCGGCGGGGCCGCTGCCGGATCCCGGATGGGGAGAAGCCCGGGTCTGGACACAGGCCGGTGATCTTTCGGAGCACGGCTCAGGGTTTGACCCCGTCCCTTCTCAAGGGCCGGCACCGCCCTCTCCATCCCCGCCGTCCGGATCACCGCCCGCATTGGCGCCGCCATCCGAGGTTCCCGGGATCTCGATACCGGCGCCCGCAGCTCCCGCCGGCACTGCCCAGGATGCGATGGACGTCCCCGGTATGGACACCCGCAGCGTGGAGCAATTCTGGCGGGACGTCGCGGAGAAATACGGGGGCTATCTCCCTCCGGACAGTATTCCCTCGGTGGTGGGTTTTGTGGAGAATGGGTCCGGCTCCTGGGGGGTGCTGAAAGGGCTGGCCCGGTTTGTCCTCGACGAGTGGGGAAAGAGTTTGGGTTTGCTCGGCATGTTGATCTTGCTTGCGATTTTCGCCGCGGTCCTGGAGACCTTGCAAGGTTCCTTCGCCCATCCCGAGGTCAGCCGGATTGCTTTCGCCGGGGTGTACCTGGCGCTCCTGGTTCTCGCCGTGCAATCGTTTTTTGGAGCCGTGGGGGCCGCCCGGGGAGCCGTTCAAACGATGATTGATTTTATGCTCGCCGTGTTGCCTTTGTTGATGGCCCTTTTGGCCGCGGTGGGGGCTTTCAGTACCGCGGCGGTGCTTCACCCGTTGACCATCGGCATCACCCACGTGGTGGGCTATGTGACCACAACAGTGGTCATCCCGCTGATCTTCTTCAGCGCGGTGCTGGACATCACCAGTTTGCTGTCCGATCGGTACCGGGCAACCCAATTGGCGGGGGTCCTGAGGTCCGCGGCCATCACGGTGTTGGGCCTGTGTCTCACTGTCTTTCTCGGCGTGATCGCCATCTCCGGGGGAACCCGGGCGGTGGCGGACGGCGTGGCGATTCGAGTGGCGAAATTCGCCACCGCCAGTTTCGTCCCGGTTGTCGGCAAAATGTTCTCCGATGCCACGGAGACGGTGGTCGGTGCGTCCCTTCTCCTCAAAAATGTCGTCGGCGTGGCAGGGGCAGTGGTGATGCTCATGATTTGCGCCTTTCCGGCTCTGAAAATCCTGACGGTGGCCATGGTGTACAACATCGCCGGTGCCTTGGTCCAACCCCTCGGCACGTCGACGCTGGCCCAGAGTCTCGGAGCGATCGGGAAGACGCTCATGATCCTCTTTGCGGCGGTGGCCACGGTGGGAATGATGTTTTTCTTGGCTATCACTGCTGTGATCACCGTGGGGAATCTGTCGGTCATGGCGAGGTGA
- a CDS encoding stage III sporulation protein AF: MDALVAWLRQVVLVLLAAAFLDWMLPTNTMQRYVKVVMGLVVVGTLLTPLMQVFHMTEAWKAAVASLGEPAAAGAPTSGLTDRVMAWEAQQAQGAWTEEIRRRVAERAAQASGHAVASVQVEAGPAAPGPVPKPPVLRRIVVVLGPPLPPAPSGSPSGSGSGAAGSEALVTPVRPVEIGPGQRPAPSAGAALRRSVAQAVAADLGIDPSLVDVQNDTSGMGGGAG; the protein is encoded by the coding sequence GTGGACGCGCTGGTTGCGTGGCTCAGACAAGTGGTGTTGGTGCTCTTGGCCGCCGCCTTCCTGGATTGGATGCTGCCGACGAACACGATGCAGCGCTATGTCAAGGTGGTCATGGGGCTGGTGGTGGTGGGTACGCTGCTGACCCCGCTGATGCAAGTCTTTCACATGACCGAAGCCTGGAAGGCGGCGGTGGCTTCCCTTGGGGAACCGGCAGCCGCAGGTGCGCCGACTTCGGGGTTGACGGATCGGGTCATGGCCTGGGAAGCGCAACAAGCCCAAGGTGCCTGGACGGAGGAAATCCGTCGCCGGGTGGCGGAGCGGGCGGCCCAAGCGTCCGGACATGCGGTCGCCTCCGTTCAAGTGGAGGCGGGGCCGGCGGCTCCCGGCCCGGTGCCCAAACCTCCGGTTCTGCGCCGGATCGTGGTCGTTCTTGGGCCGCCTTTGCCGCCGGCTCCCTCCGGCAGTCCATCGGGATCCGGTTCCGGGGCGGCGGGGTCGGAGGCGCTGGTTACCCCCGTCCGGCCTGTCGAGATCGGGCCTGGTCAGAGACCCGCCCCTTCGGCGGGAGCGGCCCTGCGGCGCTCGGTGGCCCAGGCCGTTGCCGCAGATCTCGGCATCGATCCTTCCCTGGTCGATGTACAGAACGATACCTCGGGAATGGGAGGGGGGGCGGGGTGA
- the spoIIIAG gene encoding stage III sporulation protein AG, with the protein MNWNFANGSKWLWILGILGVVLIALGALTRGPSGAPAKPPSIPSTDQAGGGSAEMQAYEQAYEQQLTSLLSRLPGVQDVRVMVNVDSTEEVVYARNDQNQNQTINETDKQGGTRVTASQSSNDQVVLAGQNQPLIVKRLRPQVRGVLVVAKGAQDARVQAEIVQAVAAVLGVPPHRIAVVPGQ; encoded by the coding sequence GTGAACTGGAATTTTGCAAATGGATCAAAATGGTTGTGGATCTTGGGGATTCTCGGGGTGGTTCTCATCGCCCTTGGGGCGCTTACCCGCGGCCCGTCCGGGGCGCCGGCCAAGCCCCCGTCGATCCCCTCGACCGACCAGGCCGGTGGGGGTTCGGCGGAAATGCAAGCCTATGAACAAGCGTACGAACAACAGTTGACCAGCCTTCTGAGCCGACTCCCCGGGGTGCAAGACGTCCGGGTGATGGTGAATGTGGACTCGACCGAGGAGGTGGTCTACGCACGCAACGATCAGAACCAGAACCAGACGATTAATGAAACGGACAAACAGGGCGGGACCCGGGTGACCGCGAGCCAGTCGTCGAACGATCAGGTGGTGTTGGCTGGGCAGAACCAGCCCCTGATCGTCAAACGGCTCCGGCCCCAAGTCCGGGGGGTGCTCGTGGTTGCCAAGGGGGCTCAGGACGCCCGAGTGCAGGCGGAGATCGTTCAGGCTGTGGCGGCCGTCCTCGGTGTGCCGCCGCATCGCATTGCCGTGGTGCCCGGCCAATGA
- a CDS encoding SpoIIIAH-like family protein translates to MVKRQSVWLSTMMVLALMVIGYYTVNSENKPLPTTGEQTQGTSGAGTTNSDALPPLPPSATGDQGGTGSGQGAGGTAGGAGTSGTGTSGQNSATSSQAGSGGSTGAQNSSGSDYFAEMALKETQRESGVMEQLQQVIANPKSSSEEVAKANQQLQEITTMQGKAEQTVEMLKGAGFPQAVILPSGSGDVNYDHVTVYVQASSLSPQQAVNVMGIVHQQMGIPASNITVYWHE, encoded by the coding sequence TTGGTCAAGAGGCAATCGGTGTGGCTTTCGACGATGATGGTGCTGGCGTTGATGGTCATCGGTTATTACACGGTGAACAGCGAGAATAAACCGCTTCCGACCACGGGGGAACAGACCCAAGGCACAAGTGGGGCGGGGACGACGAATTCGGACGCGTTGCCGCCGCTTCCTCCTTCAGCCACCGGCGACCAAGGGGGAACCGGTTCTGGTCAAGGAGCCGGGGGTACCGCCGGCGGCGCGGGCACCTCTGGAACCGGGACGTCGGGGCAGAATTCGGCCACCTCATCCCAGGCCGGTTCTGGGGGCAGCACAGGGGCGCAAAACAGCTCGGGGAGCGACTATTTTGCGGAAATGGCATTGAAGGAGACCCAACGGGAGTCCGGGGTGATGGAGCAACTTCAGCAAGTCATCGCGAACCCGAAGTCGTCCAGTGAGGAGGTGGCCAAGGCCAACCAGCAGCTGCAAGAGATTACCACCATGCAGGGAAAAGCGGAACAAACGGTGGAAATGCTCAAAGGTGCCGGGTTCCCGCAAGCGGTGATCCTGCCTTCCGGGAGCGGGGATGTGAATTATGACCACGTCACCGTCTACGTACAAGCGTCCTCGCTGTCACCCCAACAGGCCGTGAACGTGATGGGCATCGTCCATCAACAGATGGGGATCCCGGCGTCGAACATCACGGTATACTGGCACGAATGA
- the accB gene encoding acetyl-CoA carboxylase biotin carboxyl carrier protein — MFRVTEIRELIRLMDETSVVELEVESEGARLSIRKAQAAAPLPAVAPAAPAASAVLPQAAPVEKTAAIQEQTAPATPEPRTPESKSEGTGNGGGKSEVDASLYTITSPMVGTFYRAPAPDADPYVQVGSRVDEKTIVCIVEAMKLMNEIEADCRGEIVEILAENGQLVEFGQPLFRVRLD; from the coding sequence ATGTTCAGGGTAACAGAGATTCGGGAATTGATTCGCTTGATGGACGAAACCAGCGTAGTGGAATTGGAGGTGGAATCGGAGGGGGCCCGCTTGTCCATTCGAAAAGCCCAGGCGGCGGCTCCCCTTCCGGCGGTAGCGCCGGCCGCCCCCGCTGCCTCAGCAGTTTTGCCCCAGGCTGCGCCGGTGGAGAAGACCGCCGCCATCCAAGAGCAGACCGCTCCGGCAACCCCGGAACCCCGAACCCCGGAGTCCAAGTCTGAGGGGACCGGTAACGGCGGGGGGAAATCGGAGGTCGATGCCTCGCTTTATACCATTACTTCGCCCATGGTCGGCACTTTTTACCGCGCCCCTGCGCCAGACGCGGATCCCTATGTTCAGGTCGGCAGTCGGGTCGACGAGAAGACGATCGTGTGCATTGTTGAGGCCATGAAACTGATGAACGAGATCGAGGCGGATTGCCGGGGAGAGATCGTAGAAATCCTGGCGGAAAACGGCCAGTTGGTCGAGTTCGGACAGCCCCTGTTCCGAGTTCGCTTGGATTGA
- the accC gene encoding acetyl-CoA carboxylase biotin carboxylase subunit, whose protein sequence is MFKKILIANRGEIAVRIIRACRELGIQTVAVYSEADREALHVQMADEAYCIGPTPSKQSYLHIASIMSLATKTGVDAIHPGYGFLAENSDFAEVCNACNITFIGPPPSAIEQMGDKSVAKETMKRAGVPTVPGTDGLIASTEEALRVAEQIGYPVIIKATAGGGGKGMRTAGTPEELAKGIEMARTEAETAFGNPGVYLEKLVQEPRHVEIQIMADRHGNAVYLGERDCSIQRRHQKLIEEAPCPVLTPELRREMGEAAVRAALAVGYVGAGTVEFLLDKDGKFYFMEMNTRIQVEHPVTEWVTGYDLVREQILVAAGEPLSMAQQDVVLRGWAIECRINAEDPNRNFMPSPGLIQEYLPPGGLGVRVDSAVYSGYRVTPFYDSMIAKLIVWAPTRLQAIARMKRALAEFRIEGIKTTIPFHLKVLDHPDFIEGNVTTQFLETHEL, encoded by the coding sequence GTGTTTAAGAAGATTTTGATCGCAAACCGGGGAGAGATCGCGGTCCGGATTATTCGCGCCTGCCGGGAACTGGGTATTCAAACGGTGGCCGTTTACTCCGAAGCAGACCGGGAAGCTCTTCACGTTCAAATGGCCGATGAGGCGTATTGCATCGGCCCCACACCGAGCAAGCAGAGTTACCTTCATATTGCCAGCATCATGAGCCTGGCGACCAAAACCGGCGTGGACGCCATTCACCCGGGGTATGGATTCCTGGCGGAGAACAGCGATTTTGCCGAAGTGTGTAACGCCTGCAACATTACCTTCATCGGTCCTCCTCCTTCGGCCATCGAGCAGATGGGGGATAAATCGGTGGCTAAGGAGACGATGAAGCGGGCGGGGGTTCCCACGGTTCCGGGAACGGACGGTTTGATCGCGAGCACCGAGGAAGCTCTTCGGGTGGCTGAGCAGATCGGTTATCCCGTGATCATCAAAGCCACCGCGGGGGGCGGTGGAAAGGGTATGCGGACCGCCGGGACCCCGGAGGAGCTCGCCAAGGGGATTGAGATGGCCCGGACCGAGGCGGAAACGGCTTTCGGCAACCCCGGTGTGTATCTGGAAAAACTCGTTCAGGAACCGCGCCACGTCGAGATCCAGATCATGGCGGATCGGCACGGGAACGCCGTTTATCTGGGAGAGCGGGACTGCTCAATCCAGCGACGTCATCAAAAACTGATCGAAGAGGCACCCTGCCCCGTGTTGACCCCGGAATTGCGCAGGGAGATGGGGGAGGCGGCGGTTCGGGCGGCCCTGGCTGTCGGATACGTCGGGGCCGGGACGGTGGAATTCCTGCTCGATAAAGACGGGAAATTCTATTTTATGGAGATGAACACCCGGATTCAGGTGGAACATCCGGTAACGGAGTGGGTAACAGGGTACGATCTGGTGCGGGAGCAAATTCTCGTCGCCGCCGGGGAACCGTTGTCCATGGCACAACAGGACGTCGTGCTCCGCGGATGGGCGATCGAGTGCCGGATTAATGCGGAGGATCCCAATAGGAATTTTATGCCATCCCCAGGACTGATTCAGGAGTACCTCCCCCCGGGGGGTCTCGGAGTGCGGGTCGACAGTGCCGTCTATTCCGGTTATCGAGTGACGCCCTTTTACGATTCGATGATTGCGAAGTTGATTGTCTGGGCACCGACCCGCCTGCAGGCCATCGCCCGGATGAAGCGGGCTTTGGCGGAGTTTCGCATCGAGGGCATTAAAACAACTATTCCGTTTCATTTGAAGGTATTGGATCATCCCGATTTCATCGAAGGAAATGTGACCACCCAGTTTTTAGAGACTCATGAACTGTGA
- a CDS encoding Asp23/Gls24 family envelope stress response protein, with the protein MVEPDDSITELGSIRIANEVIEVIAGLAAVEVPGVAGMSGGVVGGIAELLGRKNLSKGVKVEVGQKQCAVDVSIVAEYGARIPDVAGAIQENVKRAIETMTGLEVVEVNVHVLGVAFRQEEKAEETSPRVM; encoded by the coding sequence ATGGTCGAACCGGATGACTCCATAACGGAATTGGGCAGTATTCGAATTGCCAATGAGGTCATTGAGGTGATTGCTGGCCTCGCCGCCGTAGAGGTGCCCGGGGTGGCCGGGATGAGCGGCGGTGTCGTGGGCGGTATTGCCGAGCTGTTGGGGCGCAAAAACCTGTCCAAGGGCGTCAAGGTAGAGGTCGGCCAGAAACAGTGCGCTGTGGACGTGTCCATCGTGGCGGAATACGGGGCGCGGATTCCCGATGTGGCCGGGGCGATTCAAGAGAATGTGAAACGCGCCATTGAGACGATGACGGGGTTGGAAGTGGTGGAAGTCAACGTCCATGTGCTCGGGGTGGCGTTTCGCCAGGAAGAGAAGGCAGAAGAGACTTCTCCTCGAGTGATGTGA
- the amaP gene encoding alkaline shock response membrane anchor protein AmaP has protein sequence MHIVDRILLGVYALVVGVVALFAALWAAGWDVVARWAARIDPAAVLAVCILLVVVSLRFLFLRGAPADPAAVVLHRTEGDVSIALQAVEQMATRVARQIRGVDELTASVRPSGERVAIRLKVVVKPDVAVPPLTEQLQVSVREYVEQTSGLGVSDVRVYVSGVAGEVLWKGNRDRRRVL, from the coding sequence GTGCACATTGTCGATCGCATTTTGCTTGGAGTCTACGCTTTGGTCGTGGGGGTTGTGGCGCTCTTCGCGGCACTGTGGGCGGCGGGATGGGACGTCGTGGCGCGGTGGGCGGCTCGGATCGACCCCGCGGCCGTTTTGGCGGTGTGCATTTTGCTCGTGGTCGTGAGCTTGCGCTTCCTCTTCTTGCGAGGGGCTCCGGCAGACCCGGCGGCCGTGGTGCTGCACCGGACCGAGGGGGATGTGTCCATAGCCCTCCAGGCGGTGGAACAGATGGCCACTCGGGTGGCGAGGCAGATTCGCGGAGTGGACGAGCTGACGGCCAGCGTTCGCCCGAGCGGGGAGCGGGTGGCCATTCGGCTGAAAGTGGTGGTCAAGCCCGATGTGGCGGTGCCGCCCTTGACTGAACAACTTCAGGTATCGGTTCGGGAGTATGTGGAGCAGACGTCCGGATTGGGCGTTTCGGACGTGCGGGTCTATGTGTCCGGGGTTGCCGGGGAAGTGCTGTGGAAGGGCAACCGGGACCGGCGGCGGGTGTTGTAA
- a CDS encoding DUF2273 domain-containing protein: MNQIAQLLKWLWENHPGRLLGTVLGFVAGVVFLFVGFWRALIFAFFVWLGYVWGGAWERREDWRDVIERLLPSRYRDS; this comes from the coding sequence ATGAATCAAATTGCGCAACTGTTGAAGTGGTTGTGGGAAAACCATCCGGGTCGACTTCTCGGTACTGTTCTGGGGTTTGTGGCCGGGGTGGTATTTTTGTTCGTGGGGTTCTGGCGGGCACTGATCTTCGCCTTCTTCGTTTGGTTAGGCTATGTATGGGGAGGGGCCTGGGAGCGCCGGGAAGACTGGAGAGATGTGATCGAACGGTTGTTGCCGTCGAGATACCGGGATTCATGA
- the nusB gene encoding transcription antitermination factor NusB, whose amino-acid sequence MSRRAAREKVLQALVAVDLGGTDAEEALEQVWRLRGDEEAEGDPSPEDADFARGLLFGTLEEGRRVDGVLRTYSTGWDLDRMASVDRNVLRLAVYELLHVPATPVSVVMNEAVELAKRYSTEESGRFVNGVLARIVAHLEELRTRVGE is encoded by the coding sequence GTGAGTCGACGAGCCGCCAGGGAAAAGGTGTTGCAGGCATTGGTCGCCGTGGATCTCGGCGGCACCGACGCTGAAGAAGCGCTGGAACAGGTGTGGCGGCTGCGGGGTGACGAGGAGGCCGAAGGGGATCCGAGCCCGGAAGACGCGGATTTTGCCCGAGGACTGTTATTCGGCACCCTTGAGGAAGGACGCCGTGTCGACGGCGTTCTTCGGACGTACAGCACGGGATGGGACCTGGATCGCATGGCTTCAGTGGATCGGAATGTCCTTCGCCTCGCTGTTTATGAATTGCTCCATGTCCCGGCAACCCCGGTGAGCGTAGTGATGAATGAAGCGGTGGAACTGGCCAAACGGTACAGCACGGAAGAGTCCGGCCGGTTTGTCAACGGCGTTTTGGCCCGGATTGTCGCCCATCTTGAGGAACTCAGGACTCGGGTGGGGGAGTGA
- a CDS encoding tRNA (adenosine(37)-N6)-threonylcarbamoyltransferase complex transferase subunit TsaD — translation MDECYVLGIDTSNYTTSVCVLDGSGAVRFDGRLLLDVKRGERGLRQSEALFQHVRHLPELAEEMARKGVDLKKTAAVAASVRPRPAPDSYMPVFLAGEGLGRSLAAGLQVPFYAVSHQEGHLAAAEADVGDVPAASFLAAHVSGGTTDILRVERKPGGYRIDTLGQSMDLHAGQLIDRVGVALGLPFPAGPALERLAQSLAGGDSGGIALPVFVRGCSISFSGPQTRALRWIADGASPAQVAMAVQRCVARALEKALLHALAEHEERHILMVGGVASNAWIRHRLTHRLSHPAVGAVLHWAGPEYSRDNARGVARLGLAAFREELNSV, via the coding sequence TTGGACGAGTGCTATGTTCTGGGGATCGACACAAGCAATTACACCACTTCCGTCTGTGTCTTAGACGGGTCGGGCGCCGTTCGATTCGACGGCCGCCTTCTGTTGGACGTCAAACGAGGGGAACGAGGGCTCCGGCAATCGGAAGCCCTTTTTCAACATGTCCGTCACCTTCCTGAACTCGCGGAGGAGATGGCAAGAAAAGGGGTCGATCTCAAGAAAACGGCGGCCGTGGCCGCCAGTGTCCGGCCTCGTCCTGCTCCAGATTCCTATATGCCCGTGTTTTTGGCCGGGGAGGGACTCGGCCGGAGTTTGGCGGCTGGGTTGCAGGTCCCCTTTTATGCTGTCAGCCACCAAGAGGGCCACTTGGCGGCCGCCGAGGCCGATGTGGGGGATGTGCCCGCAGCGTCGTTTTTAGCCGCCCATGTGTCCGGGGGCACCACGGATATTCTGAGGGTCGAGCGCAAACCCGGGGGTTACCGCATCGACACCCTGGGCCAGAGCATGGATCTTCACGCTGGACAACTGATCGACCGGGTTGGCGTGGCCCTGGGCCTGCCCTTTCCCGCCGGACCTGCTCTGGAGCGATTGGCGCAGTCGCTGGCGGGGGGCGATAGCGGCGGGATCGCACTGCCGGTTTTCGTTCGGGGATGCTCCATCAGTTTCTCCGGGCCCCAGACCCGGGCGCTGCGGTGGATTGCGGATGGGGCCTCTCCGGCCCAAGTGGCGATGGCGGTGCAGCGGTGTGTGGCCCGGGCGCTGGAAAAGGCGCTCCTTCATGCCCTGGCCGAGCATGAGGAGCGGCATATTCTGATGGTGGGCGGAGTGGCGTCGAACGCGTGGATTCGCCATCGCCTCACCCATCGGCTCTCTCACCCCGCCGTCGGGGCGGTGCTCCACTGGGCCGGGCCGGAGTATTCCCGGGACAACGCCCGGGGGGTGGCTCGGCTGGGATTGGCCGCTTTTCGGGAAGAGCTGAATTCGGTATAA